One Pseudomonas brassicacearum genomic region harbors:
- the gltB gene encoding glutamate synthase large subunit, whose amino-acid sequence MKAGLYQPDEFKDNCGFGLIAHMQGEPSHTLLQTAIEALTCMTHRGGINADGKTGDGCGLLIQKPDEFLRAVAQETFGVTLPKQYAVGMVFFNQDPVKAEAARENMNREILAAGLQLVGWRKVPIDTSVLGRLALERLPQIEQVFIAGDGLSDQDMSIKLFSSRRRSSVANAADTDHYICSFSHKTIIYKGLMMPADLTAFYPDLSDVRLKTAICVFHQRFSTNTLPKWPLAQPFRFLAHNGEINTITGNRNWAVARRTKFANDLMPDLEELGPLVNRVGSDSSSMDNMLELMVTGGIDLFRGVRMLVPPAWQNVETMDPDLRAFYEYNSMHMEPWDGPAGIVMTDGRYAVCLLDRNGLRPARWVTTTNGFITLASEIGVWNYQPEDVIAKGRVGPGQIFAVDTETGQILDTDAIDNRLKSRHPYKQWLRKNALRIQATMEDNDHGSAFYDVDQLKQYMKMYQVTFEERDQVLRPLGEQGYEAVGSMGDDTPMAVLSQRVRTPYDYFRQQFAQVTNPPIDPLREAIVMSLEICLGAERNIFQESPEHASRVILSSPVISPAKWRSLTNLDRPGFARQVIDLNYDESVGLEAAIRNVADQAEEAARAGRTQIVLTDRHIAPGKLPIHASLATGAVHHRLTEKGLRCDSNILVETATARDPHHFAVLIGFGASAVYPFLAYEVLGDLIRTGEVLGDLYEVFKNYRKGITKGLLKILSKMGISTIASYRGAQLFEAIGLSEEVCELSFRGVPSRIKGARFVDIEAEQKALAAEAWSPRKPIQQGGLLKFVHGGEYHAYNPDVVNTLQAAVQQGDYSKFKEYTSLVDNRPVSMIRDLLKVKTLDTPLDINDVEPLESVLKRFDSAGISLGALSPEAHEALAEAMNRLGARSNSGEGGEDPARYGTIKSSKIKQVATGRFGVTPEYLVNAEVLQIKVAQGAKPGEGGQLPGGKVNGLIAKLRYAVPGVTLISPPPHHDIYSIEDLSQLIFDLKQVNPKALVSVKLVAEAGVGTIAAGVAKAYADLITISGYDGGTGASPLTSIKYAGAPWELGLAETHQTLRGNDLRGKVRVQTDGGLKTGLDVIKAAILGAESFGFGTAPMIALGCKYLRICHLNNCATGVATQNEKLRKDHYIGTVDMVVNFFTYVAEETREWLAKLGVRSLEELIGRTDLLEVLEGQTAKQQHLDLTPLLGSDHIPADKPQFCQVERNPPFDKGELAEKMVDMAASAINDLSGAEFDLDICNCDRSIGARISGEIARKHGNQGMAKAPVTFRFKGTAGQSFGVWNAGGLNMYLEGDANDYVGKGMTGGKLVIVPPKGSVYKTQDSAIIGNTCLYGATGGKLFAAGTAGERFAVRNSGAHTVVEGTGDHCCEYMTGGFVCVLGKTGYNFGSGMTGGFAYVLDQDNTFVDRVNHELVEIQRISGEAMEAYRSHLQRVLDEYVEETNSEWGRNLAENLDDYLRRFWLVKPKAANLKSLLSSTRANPQ is encoded by the coding sequence ATGAAAGCAGGTCTGTACCAACCAGATGAATTCAAGGATAACTGCGGTTTCGGCCTGATAGCCCATATGCAGGGCGAGCCCAGTCATACCCTTTTGCAAACGGCCATTGAGGCCCTGACCTGCATGACCCACCGTGGTGGGATCAACGCCGACGGCAAGACCGGTGACGGTTGTGGCTTGCTGATTCAAAAGCCCGACGAGTTCCTGCGTGCCGTTGCCCAGGAAACGTTTGGCGTGACCCTGCCCAAGCAGTACGCCGTGGGCATGGTGTTTTTCAACCAGGATCCGGTGAAGGCTGAGGCGGCTCGCGAAAACATGAATCGCGAGATCCTGGCCGCCGGCCTGCAGCTGGTCGGCTGGCGCAAAGTGCCGATCGACACCAGCGTCCTCGGTCGCCTGGCGCTCGAGCGCCTGCCGCAGATCGAACAGGTGTTCATTGCCGGCGACGGCCTGAGCGACCAGGACATGTCGATCAAGCTGTTCAGTTCCCGTCGTCGTTCGTCCGTGGCCAATGCCGCCGACACCGATCACTACATCTGCAGCTTTTCCCACAAGACCATCATTTATAAAGGCCTGATGATGCCGGCGGACCTCACCGCCTTCTATCCGGACCTGAGCGACGTGCGCCTGAAAACCGCGATCTGCGTGTTCCACCAGCGCTTCTCCACCAACACCTTGCCGAAATGGCCGCTGGCCCAGCCATTCCGCTTCCTCGCCCACAACGGCGAGATCAACACCATCACCGGCAACCGCAACTGGGCCGTGGCCCGTCGCACCAAGTTCGCCAACGACCTGATGCCCGATCTCGAAGAACTCGGCCCGCTGGTCAACCGCGTGGGCTCGGACTCCTCGAGCATGGACAACATGCTGGAACTGATGGTGACCGGTGGTATCGACCTGTTCCGTGGCGTGCGCATGCTGGTGCCGCCGGCGTGGCAGAACGTCGAGACCATGGACCCGGACCTGCGGGCCTTCTACGAATACAACTCCATGCACATGGAGCCGTGGGACGGCCCGGCCGGTATCGTCATGACCGACGGTCGCTACGCCGTGTGCCTGCTGGACCGTAACGGTCTGCGTCCGGCGCGTTGGGTCACCACCACCAACGGTTTCATCACCCTGGCTTCGGAAATCGGCGTCTGGAACTACCAGCCTGAAGACGTCATCGCCAAGGGTCGCGTAGGCCCGGGCCAGATCTTTGCCGTGGACACCGAAACCGGCCAGATCCTCGACACCGACGCCATCGACAACCGTCTCAAGTCCCGTCATCCGTACAAGCAATGGCTGCGCAAGAATGCCCTGCGCATCCAGGCGACCATGGAAGATAACGACCACGGTTCGGCGTTCTACGACGTCGACCAGCTCAAGCAGTACATGAAGATGTACCAGGTGACGTTCGAGGAGCGTGACCAGGTCCTGCGTCCGCTGGGCGAGCAGGGCTACGAAGCGGTCGGCTCCATGGGCGACGACACACCGATGGCCGTGCTGTCGCAGCGCGTGCGCACGCCGTACGACTACTTCCGCCAGCAATTCGCCCAGGTGACCAACCCACCGATCGACCCGCTGCGTGAAGCGATCGTGATGTCCCTGGAAATCTGCCTGGGCGCCGAGCGCAACATTTTCCAGGAGTCGCCGGAGCACGCCTCGCGGGTGATCCTCAGTTCGCCGGTCATTTCCCCGGCCAAGTGGCGCTCGCTGACCAACCTCGACCGCCCAGGCTTCGCGCGCCAGGTCATCGACCTGAACTACGACGAAAGCGTCGGCCTGGAAGCGGCGATCCGCAACGTCGCCGATCAGGCTGAAGAAGCCGCGCGCGCCGGGCGTACCCAGATCGTGCTGACCGACCGCCACATCGCGCCGGGCAAGCTGCCGATCCACGCCTCGCTGGCCACCGGTGCGGTGCACCATCGCCTGACCGAAAAAGGCCTGCGCTGCGATTCCAACATCCTGGTGGAAACCGCCACTGCCCGCGATCCGCACCACTTCGCGGTGTTGATCGGTTTCGGTGCCTCGGCGGTGTATCCGTTCCTGGCCTACGAAGTACTGGGTGACCTGATCCGTACCGGTGAAGTGCTGGGCGACCTCTATGAGGTGTTCAAGAACTATCGCAAGGGCATCACCAAGGGCTTGCTCAAGATCCTGTCGAAGATGGGTATCTCGACTATCGCGTCGTACCGTGGCGCGCAACTGTTCGAGGCCATTGGCCTGTCCGAAGAAGTCTGCGAGCTGAGCTTCCGTGGCGTGCCGAGCCGCATCAAGGGTGCGCGTTTCGTCGACATCGAGGCCGAGCAGAAGGCACTGGCCGCCGAAGCCTGGAGCCCGCGCAAGCCGATCCAGCAGGGTGGCCTGCTGAAGTTCGTCCACGGCGGCGAATACCACGCCTACAACCCGGATGTGGTCAACACCTTGCAGGCGGCCGTGCAGCAGGGCGACTACAGCAAGTTCAAGGAATACACCTCGCTGGTGGACAACCGTCCGGTGTCGATGATCCGCGACCTGCTCAAGGTCAAGACCCTGGACACGCCGCTGGACATCAACGATGTGGAGCCGCTGGAATCGGTGCTCAAGCGCTTCGATTCGGCCGGTATTTCCCTCGGTGCCTTGTCCCCGGAAGCCCACGAAGCCCTGGCCGAAGCCATGAACCGCCTCGGCGCGCGTTCCAACTCCGGTGAAGGCGGCGAAGACCCGGCGCGCTACGGCACCATCAAGAGTTCGAAAATCAAGCAGGTGGCCACCGGTCGCTTCGGTGTGACGCCGGAATACCTGGTCAACGCTGAAGTGCTGCAGATCAAGGTCGCCCAAGGTGCCAAGCCCGGTGAAGGCGGCCAGTTGCCCGGTGGCAAGGTCAACGGCCTGATCGCCAAGCTGCGTTATGCGGTGCCCGGCGTGACCCTGATCTCGCCGCCGCCGCACCACGACATCTACTCGATCGAAGACTTGTCGCAACTGATCTTCGACCTCAAGCAGGTGAACCCCAAGGCGCTGGTCTCGGTGAAGCTGGTGGCGGAAGCCGGCGTCGGCACCATCGCGGCCGGCGTGGCCAAGGCCTATGCCGACCTGATCACCATCTCCGGCTACGACGGCGGCACCGGCGCATCGCCGCTGACCTCGATCAAGTACGCCGGCGCGCCGTGGGAACTGGGCCTGGCCGAAACCCACCAGACCCTGCGCGGCAACGACTTGCGCGGCAAGGTCCGGGTGCAGACCGACGGTGGCTTGAAAACCGGCCTGGACGTGATCAAGGCGGCCATCCTCGGCGCCGAGAGCTTCGGCTTCGGCACCGCGCCGATGATCGCCCTGGGCTGCAAATACCTGCGCATCTGCCACCTGAACAACTGCGCCACCGGCGTGGCGACCCAGAACGAGAAGCTGCGCAAGGACCACTACATCGGTACCGTCGACATGGTGGTGAATTTCTTCACCTACGTGGCCGAGGAGACCCGTGAGTGGCTGGCGAAGCTGGGCGTTCGTTCGCTCGAAGAGCTGATCGGCCGTACCGACCTGCTGGAAGTGCTCGAAGGCCAGACCGCCAAGCAGCAGCATCTGGACCTGACCCCGTTGCTGGGCAGCGATCACATTCCGGCCGACAAGCCACAGTTCTGCCAGGTAGAGCGCAACCCGCCGTTCGACAAGGGTGAGCTGGCCGAGAAGATGGTCGACATGGCCGCTTCGGCGATCAATGACCTGAGCGGTGCCGAATTCGACCTGGATATCTGCAACTGCGACCGTTCCATCGGCGCACGGATCTCCGGCGAAATCGCGCGCAAGCACGGCAACCAGGGCATGGCCAAGGCGCCGGTCACCTTCCGTTTCAAGGGCACCGCAGGCCAGAGCTTCGGCGTCTGGAACGCCGGCGGCCTGAACATGTACCTGGAAGGCGACGCCAACGACTACGTGGGCAAGGGCATGACCGGTGGCAAACTGGTCATCGTTCCGCCCAAGGGCAGCGTCTACAAGACCCAGGACAGTGCCATCATCGGCAACACCTGCCTCTACGGCGCCACGGGCGGCAAGCTGTTCGCCGCCGGCACCGCGGGCGAGCGTTTCGCCGTGCGTAACTCCGGGGCCCACACTGTAGTGGAAGGCACCGGTGATCACTGCTGCGAGTACATGACCGGTGGTTTCGTCTGTGTCTTGGGCAAGACCGGTTATAACTTCGGCTCTGGCATGACCGGCGGTTTCGCCTACGTGCTCGACCAGGACAACACCTTCGTTGACCGGGTCAACCACGAACTGGTGGAAATCCAACGGATCAGCGGTGAGGCGATGGAAGCCTACCGCAGCCACCTGCAACGCGTGCTGGACGAATACGTCGAGGAAACCAACAGCGAGTGGGGTCGTAACCTCGCCGAAAACCTCGATGACTACCTGCGTCGTTTCTGGCTGGTCAAGCCGAAGGCTGCCAACCTGAAATCGTTGCTTTCCAGCACTCGTGCCAACCCGCAGTGA
- the hemE gene encoding uroporphyrinogen decarboxylase, with protein MTALKNDRFLRALLKQPVDVTPVWMMRQAGRYLPEYRASRAKAGDFMSLCMNPQFACEVTMQPLDRYPQLDAAILFSDILTIPDAMGQGLYFETGEGPRFKKVVSTLADIEALPIPDPQKDLGYVMDAVSTIRRELNGRVPLIGFSGSPWTLATYMVEGGSSKDFRKTKAMLYDNPQAMHLLLDKLAQSVTSYLNGQILAGAQAVQIFDTWGGNLSAAAYQEFSLAYMRKIVSGLIREHEGRKVPVILFTKNGGLWLESIADVGADALGLDWTCDIGNARERVGHKVALQGNMDPTVLYAKPEAIRAEVGRILASYGSGSGHVFNLGHGITPEVDPEHAGAFLRAVHELSAQYHL; from the coding sequence ATGACTGCCCTGAAGAACGACCGTTTCCTTCGCGCCCTGCTCAAGCAACCCGTAGACGTCACCCCCGTGTGGATGATGCGTCAGGCCGGTCGCTACCTGCCGGAGTACCGCGCCAGTCGCGCCAAGGCCGGTGACTTCATGAGCCTGTGCATGAACCCCCAGTTCGCCTGCGAAGTCACGATGCAGCCGCTGGACCGTTATCCGCAGTTGGACGCGGCGATCCTGTTCTCCGACATCCTCACCATTCCCGACGCCATGGGGCAGGGCTTGTACTTCGAGACCGGCGAAGGTCCGCGCTTCAAGAAAGTCGTCAGCACCCTGGCCGACATCGAGGCCCTGCCGATTCCCGATCCGCAAAAGGACCTGGGCTACGTCATGGACGCGGTCAGTACCATTCGCCGTGAACTCAATGGTCGCGTGCCGCTGATCGGTTTCTCCGGCAGCCCGTGGACCCTGGCCACCTACATGGTCGAAGGCGGTTCGTCGAAAGACTTCCGCAAGACCAAGGCGATGCTCTACGACAATCCGCAAGCCATGCACCTGTTGCTGGACAAGCTGGCACAGTCGGTGACGTCCTACCTCAACGGTCAGATCCTCGCCGGCGCGCAAGCGGTACAGATCTTCGACACCTGGGGCGGAAACCTATCGGCGGCGGCGTATCAGGAGTTCTCCCTGGCCTATATGCGCAAGATCGTCAGCGGCCTGATCCGCGAGCACGAAGGTCGTAAAGTGCCGGTGATCCTGTTCACCAAGAACGGCGGCCTGTGGCTGGAAAGCATCGCTGATGTGGGCGCCGACGCCCTGGGCCTGGACTGGACCTGCGACATCGGCAACGCCCGCGAGCGCGTCGGTCATAAAGTCGCCTTGCAAGGCAACATGGACCCGACCGTGCTTTACGCCAAGCCTGAGGCCATCCGTGCTGAAGTCGGGCGCATCCTCGCCAGCTACGGCAGCGGCAGTGGCCATGTGTTCAACCTCGGCCATGGCATCACCCCGGAAGTCGACCCAGAACACGCCGGGGCCTTCCTGCGCGCGGTGCATGAGTTGTCGGCGCAATATCACCTCTGA
- the aroK gene encoding shikimate kinase AroK, whose protein sequence is MRNLILVGPMGAGKSTIGRLLAKELRLPFKDSDKEIELRTGANIPWIFDKEGEPGFRDREQAMIAELCAFDGVVLATGGGAVMREANRRALHAGGRVVYLHASVEQQVGRTARDRNRPLLRTADPAKTLRDLLELRDPLYREIADLVVETDERPPRMVVLDILERLQQLPPR, encoded by the coding sequence GTGCGAAATTTGATTCTTGTTGGGCCGATGGGCGCTGGAAAAAGCACCATCGGCCGTTTGCTGGCCAAAGAGCTGCGCCTGCCATTCAAAGATTCCGACAAGGAAATTGAATTGCGCACGGGCGCCAATATCCCATGGATTTTCGACAAGGAAGGCGAGCCGGGCTTTCGTGACCGTGAGCAGGCGATGATCGCCGAGCTGTGCGCGTTCGATGGCGTGGTGCTGGCCACTGGCGGCGGCGCGGTCATGCGCGAAGCCAATCGTCGGGCGCTGCATGCCGGCGGACGAGTGGTCTACCTGCACGCCTCCGTCGAACAGCAGGTCGGTCGCACCGCCCGGGATCGCAACCGACCGCTGTTGCGTACCGCCGACCCGGCCAAGACCCTGCGGGACCTGCTGGAGCTGCGTGATCCCCTATACCGGGAGATCGCCGATCTGGTGGTAGAGACCGACGAACGGCCGCCGCGGATGGTGGTGCTGGACATTCTCGAACGCCTGCAGCAACTGCCTCCCCGTTAA
- the aroB gene encoding 3-dehydroquinate synthase has product MQTLKVDLGERSYPIHIGEGLLDQPELLAPHIAGRQVAIISNETVAPLYLERLSRSLSAFSVISVVLPDGEAFKNWETLQLIFDGLLTARHDRRTTVVALGGGVIGDMAGFAAACYQRGVDFIQIPTTLLSQVDSSVGGKTGINHPLGKNMVGAFYQPNVVLIDTATLNTLPARELSAGLAEVIKYGLICDEPFLGWLEENVDRLRALDQVALTYAIERSCAAKAAVVGADERESGVRATLNLGHTFGHAIETHMGYGVWLHGEAVAAGTVMALEMSARLGWISEQERDRGIRLFQRAGLPVVPPEEMTEADFLEHMAIDKKVIDGRLRLVLLRHMGEAVVTDDYPKEVLQATLGADYRALAQLKG; this is encoded by the coding sequence ATGCAGACACTTAAGGTCGACCTGGGCGAGCGCAGCTACCCGATTCACATTGGCGAAGGTTTGCTGGACCAGCCGGAATTGCTGGCGCCGCATATTGCCGGGCGGCAAGTGGCGATCATCTCCAACGAAACCGTCGCACCTCTGTATCTGGAACGCCTGAGTCGCAGCCTGTCGGCCTTCTCGGTCATTTCCGTGGTGTTGCCCGATGGTGAAGCCTTCAAGAATTGGGAAACCCTGCAGCTTATTTTCGACGGCCTGCTGACCGCGCGGCATGATCGCCGCACCACGGTGGTCGCCTTGGGCGGTGGGGTGATCGGCGACATGGCCGGTTTTGCCGCAGCCTGCTACCAGCGCGGCGTTGACTTCATCCAGATCCCCACCACGCTGCTGTCGCAGGTCGATTCGTCGGTGGGCGGCAAGACCGGGATCAACCATCCGTTGGGCAAGAACATGGTCGGCGCCTTCTACCAGCCCAATGTGGTACTGATCGACACCGCCACCCTCAATACCCTGCCGGCTCGCGAACTGTCTGCCGGGCTGGCGGAAGTCATCAAGTACGGGCTGATCTGCGACGAGCCGTTCCTGGGGTGGCTGGAAGAAAACGTCGACCGCCTGCGGGCGCTTGATCAAGTGGCCCTGACCTACGCCATCGAACGCTCCTGCGCCGCCAAGGCCGCCGTGGTGGGGGCCGATGAGCGTGAATCGGGCGTGCGTGCCACGCTCAACCTGGGCCACACCTTTGGCCATGCCATCGAAACCCACATGGGCTATGGTGTCTGGCTGCATGGCGAGGCCGTTGCGGCCGGTACGGTCATGGCCCTGGAGATGTCTGCACGCCTGGGCTGGATCAGCGAACAGGAGCGCGATCGCGGTATTCGGCTGTTCCAGCGCGCCGGGCTGCCGGTGGTTCCGCCTGAAGAAATGACCGAGGCGGATTTTCTTGAACACATGGCAATCGACAAAAAAGTGATCGACGGTCGTCTGCGTCTGGTGCTGCTGCGCCACATGGGCGAAGCGGTGGTGACCGACGATTATCCGAAAGAAGTTCTACAGGCCACGCTGGGAGCGGACTACCGCGCCCTGGCTCAGCTTAAAGGTTAA
- a CDS encoding AAA family ATPase — translation MTSLHADEAFLGHFQLSHDPFAPRVPGFKFFPAQRKPVLGQLHHLARYSQLLLVVTGPQGSGKTLLRQALVASTNKQSVQSVVVSARGAGDAAGVLRQVAQALNVAQAEIGAILDQIVQLALTGQEVYLLVDDAEQLDESALEALLALAAGAPEGRPHVFLFGESSLIADLDQLSLEEERFHVIELAPYTEEETREYLAQRLEGAGQGIELFTADQISEIHESSDGWPGNINQVARDALIEVMIASRSAVKRPSMGFNMPKKHVLAISAVVVVAVAAAWLMPGRNKAPTTGAPANEQAQLPLGQGTPQPNGGAPAVEFAGNNTQPMPLPLVGQSQPVMRGPLAEAAGGITEGDDGAAPPIDDSSDTPPTVTTTSPPTGVPAGPAPTPAPAGKPTPAPAPTQLATAKPAPAPAPTTKPAPAPAPTAAKPAAPAKATGGNWYAGQAPGNYVVQILGTSSEAAAQSFVKEQGGEYRYFKKVLNGKPLYVITYGSFANRDAAVSAIKALPAKVQAGKPWPRTVASVQQELAATR, via the coding sequence ATGACTAGTTTGCATGCCGACGAGGCTTTCCTCGGCCATTTCCAGTTGAGTCATGACCCTTTCGCTCCGCGGGTCCCAGGCTTCAAATTCTTCCCTGCCCAGCGCAAACCCGTGCTGGGCCAGTTGCATCACCTGGCCCGCTACAGTCAGTTGCTACTGGTGGTCACCGGTCCTCAAGGCAGCGGCAAGACCTTGCTGCGCCAGGCCCTGGTGGCCAGCACCAACAAACAGTCGGTGCAAAGCGTGGTGGTATCGGCCCGCGGTGCCGGCGATGCCGCCGGTGTACTGCGTCAGGTGGCCCAGGCGCTGAATGTCGCCCAGGCCGAAATCGGTGCGATTCTCGATCAGATCGTGCAACTGGCACTGACCGGGCAGGAAGTCTATTTGCTCGTGGACGATGCCGAGCAACTCGACGAGTCGGCCTTGGAAGCCTTGCTGGCCTTGGCTGCCGGAGCGCCGGAAGGTCGCCCCCATGTGTTCCTCTTCGGCGAGTCGTCGCTGATTGCCGATCTGGATCAGTTGAGCCTTGAGGAAGAGCGCTTCCACGTCATCGAGCTGGCGCCCTATACCGAAGAGGAAACCCGTGAATACCTGGCCCAGCGTCTTGAGGGCGCAGGACAGGGTATCGAACTTTTTACCGCCGATCAGATCTCTGAGATTCACGAAAGCTCCGACGGCTGGCCTGGGAACATCAACCAGGTTGCCCGCGATGCTCTGATCGAAGTCATGATTGCCAGCCGCTCAGCGGTGAAGCGTCCAAGTATGGGGTTCAACATGCCGAAGAAACACGTATTGGCGATTTCCGCCGTGGTCGTGGTTGCTGTCGCCGCCGCCTGGCTGATGCCGGGTCGCAACAAGGCACCCACCACGGGCGCACCTGCCAACGAACAGGCGCAATTGCCCCTGGGTCAGGGCACGCCGCAACCCAATGGTGGTGCGCCGGCCGTGGAATTTGCCGGTAACAACACCCAGCCGATGCCGCTGCCGCTGGTCGGCCAGTCCCAGCCGGTCATGCGCGGTCCCTTGGCCGAGGCCGCGGGTGGCATCACCGAAGGCGACGACGGTGCAGCGCCACCGATCGACGACAGCAGCGACACGCCACCGACCGTGACCACCACTTCCCCGCCTACGGGTGTGCCGGCCGGTCCGGCACCGACGCCTGCTCCGGCTGGCAAACCGACTCCGGCTCCGGCGCCTACGCAGCTGGCTACCGCCAAGCCTGCCCCGGCTCCAGCGCCGACGACAAAACCTGCGCCAGCACCAGCGCCAACAGCGGCCAAGCCGGCCGCCCCGGCCAAAGCCACGGGCGGTAACTGGTATGCCGGCCAGGCGCCTGGCAACTATGTGGTGCAAATCCTCGGCACCAGCTCCGAAGCCGCTGCGCAGAGCTTCGTCAAGGAGCAGGGTGGCGAGTACCGTTACTTCAAGAAAGTGCTCAACGGCAAGCCGTTGTATGTCATCACCTACGGCAGCTTCGCCAATCGTGATGCAGCTGTTTCCGCCATCAAGGCCTTGCCAGCGAAGGTTCAGGCTGGTAAACCTTGGCCTCGCACTGTCGCCAGCGTCCAACAGGAACTGGCAGCAACTCGCTGA
- a CDS encoding FAD-dependent oxidoreductase, translating to MAERLNNDFQFIDVGRKDPKKKLLRQRKKEFVEIYEPFKPQQSADQAHRCLGCGNPYCEWKCPVHNFIPNWLKLVAEGNILQAAELSHQTNTLPEVCGRVCPQDRLCEGACTLNDGFGAVTIGSVEKYITDTAFAMGWRPDMSKVKPTGKRVAIIGAGPAGLGCADVLVRGGVTPVVFDKNPEIGGLLTFGIPEFKLEKTVLSNRREVFTGMGIEFRLNTEVGKDVTMEQLLEEYDAVFMGMGTYTYMKGGFAGEDLPGVYDALDFLIANVNRNLGFEKSPEDFVDMKGKKVVVLGGGDTAMDCNRTSIRQGAKSVTCAYRRDEANMPGSRKEVKNAKEEGVKFLYNRQPIAIVGEDKVEGVKVVETRLGEPDARGRRSPEPIPGSEEIIPADAVVIAFGFRPSPAPWFEQFSIQTDSQGRVVAPEQGQYKHQTSNPKIFAGGDMVRGSDLVVTAIFEGRNAAEGILDYLQV from the coding sequence ATGGCTGAACGTCTGAATAACGACTTCCAGTTCATCGATGTCGGGCGCAAGGATCCGAAGAAGAAACTGTTGCGTCAACGCAAGAAAGAGTTCGTGGAAATCTACGAGCCTTTCAAACCCCAGCAGTCGGCCGACCAGGCCCACCGCTGCCTGGGGTGCGGTAACCCGTATTGCGAATGGAAGTGCCCGGTGCACAACTTCATTCCCAACTGGCTGAAACTGGTGGCCGAGGGCAACATCCTCCAGGCCGCCGAATTGTCCCACCAGACCAACACCCTGCCGGAAGTCTGCGGTCGGGTGTGCCCGCAGGATCGCCTCTGCGAAGGTGCGTGCACCCTCAACGACGGTTTTGGCGCGGTGACCATCGGTTCGGTGGAGAAGTACATCACCGACACCGCGTTCGCCATGGGCTGGCGCCCGGACATGTCCAAGGTCAAGCCGACCGGCAAGCGCGTGGCGATCATCGGTGCCGGCCCGGCGGGCCTGGGCTGTGCCGACGTGCTGGTGCGCGGCGGCGTGACCCCGGTGGTGTTCGACAAGAACCCGGAAATCGGCGGCCTGCTGACGTTCGGCATCCCCGAGTTCAAGCTGGAAAAGACCGTGCTGAGCAATCGTCGCGAAGTCTTCACTGGCATGGGCATCGAGTTCCGCCTGAACACTGAAGTGGGCAAGGACGTGACCATGGAGCAACTGCTCGAAGAGTACGATGCGGTCTTCATGGGCATGGGCACCTACACCTACATGAAAGGTGGCTTTGCCGGTGAGGACCTGCCGGGCGTCTACGATGCCCTGGACTTCCTGATCGCCAACGTCAACCGCAACCTGGGCTTTGAAAAGTCGCCGGAAGATTTCGTCGACATGAAAGGCAAGAAGGTCGTGGTGCTCGGCGGCGGCGACACGGCGATGGACTGCAACCGCACCTCGATCCGCCAGGGCGCCAAGTCGGTGACCTGCGCCTACCGTCGTGACGAAGCCAACATGCCCGGCTCGCGCAAAGAGGTGAAGAACGCCAAGGAAGAAGGCGTGAAATTCCTCTACAACCGCCAGCCGATCGCCATTGTCGGTGAAGACAAGGTCGAAGGCGTGAAGGTGGTCGAGACCCGTCTCGGCGAGCCGGACGCCCGTGGCCGTCGCAGCCCCGAGCCGATCCCCGGTTCCGAAGAGATCATCCCGGCCGACGCCGTGGTCATCGCCTTCGGCTTCCGCCCAAGCCCGGCGCCGTGGTTCGAGCAGTTCAGCATCCAGACCGACAGCCAGGGCCGCGTCGTGGCCCCGGAACAAGGCCAGTACAAGCACCAGACCAGCAACCCGAAGATCTTCGCCGGTGGCGACATGGTCCGTGGTTCCGACCTGGTGGTGACGGCGATCTTCGAAGGCCGCAATGCGGCGGAAGGGATTCTGGATTACCTGCAAGTCTGA